DNA sequence from the Streptomyces sp. HUAS 15-9 genome:
GCCGGAGGCACGGGCCTCTGTCGTCCCCGTCAGCCGCATGACACGACCCGCCGAGACCCTCAGGTCCAGGCGGACGCGGCGGGTGCGGTCCTCGGTGTCGAGCCGCAGCGTGCCGAGCATCGTCTCGGTGAAGACGGTGCCGCGCGCGGGGGTGTTGCCACTCGTGCCCGTGTCCGTGTCCCTGTCCGAGGGGACGTCCGTGCTCATGCGAGGCCCTCCAGCATGATGCGTTCGGTCGTGGTCAGGTACTCCTCGGCCGCCCGCCGTGCGCCCGCCTCGTCACCGGCGTCGATCGCGTCGACCACCGGCTCCAGACGCGCGTGGGCGACCGCGGCGTCCGTGAACGGGCCTATGAGCGCGGCGCGTACCGGCAGATAGGCGTTGAAGAGGGTGTTCGTCAGCAGGACGTAGACCCGGTTGCCGGTGGCGCGGGCCAGGGCCCGGTGCACCTCGATGTCCGCGAGCTGTACGGCATCGGCGTCCTTCGCCTCCCGTACGGTCGCCAACAAGGAGCGCAGTTCCGCGCGTCGGGGTCCGGTCGCGCGGGCGGCCGCGCGCTCGGCG
Encoded proteins:
- a CDS encoding FadR/GntR family transcriptional regulator; amino-acid sequence: MEALPRETIVDVLENRLREEILDGQHPAGSYLPPERTLADGYGVTRTTLKHAFGRLVQAGLLETRHGVGTRVRDYLRLGGADLLPMLVRHSPDWIGEIFEVRRSIGALIAERAAARATGPRRAELRSLLATVREAKDADAVQLADIEVHRALARATGNRVYVLLTNTLFNAYLPVRAALIGPFTDAAVAHARLEPVVDAIDAGDEAGARRAAEEYLTTTERIMLEGLA